The Phycisphaerales bacterium genome includes a region encoding these proteins:
- the atpF gene encoding F0F1 ATP synthase subunit B, translated as MTTWVPRAAALGVHLLAVGSVLAADEQSNIFAGSIANAIITLVIFLLVVWVLGKFAWPPVLQALNDREATIRRQLEEAKAEREAATKLLSDYQAQLDKAREEASAIVAEGRRDAETTSRRIQDEARRESEETIARARREIQLATDTARKELHDEAAELAVQVARRVVRKELAPADHKELVAEALREIAATGGKLN; from the coding sequence ATGACGACTTGGGTTCCGCGCGCGGCAGCGCTTGGCGTGCATCTGCTGGCCGTCGGCAGCGTGCTGGCCGCCGACGAGCAGTCGAACATCTTTGCCGGCTCGATCGCGAACGCGATCATCACGCTGGTGATCTTCCTGCTGGTGGTGTGGGTGCTGGGTAAGTTTGCCTGGCCGCCGGTGCTGCAGGCGCTGAATGACCGGGAGGCGACGATTCGCCGCCAGCTCGAAGAAGCGAAGGCGGAACGCGAGGCCGCCACGAAGCTATTGTCCGACTACCAGGCACAGCTCGACAAGGCCCGGGAAGAGGCCTCAGCGATCGTGGCCGAGGGGCGTCGTGATGCGGAAACCACCTCACGGCGGATCCAGGATGAGGCGCGGCGCGAGTCGGAAGAGACTATCGCCCGGGCACGGCGTGAAATCCAACTGGCGACCGACACCGCCCGCAAGGAACTGCACGATGAGGCCGCCGAGCTGGCGGTGCAAGTCGCGCGGCGCGTAGTCCGGAAGGAACTCGCGCCGGCCGACCACAAGGAACTCGTGGCTGAGGCCCTCCGCGAAATCGCGGCGACGGGCGGCAAGCTGAACTGA
- a CDS encoding response regulator, translated as MPIEPKAKEQQRVLLFADPEGAVCAWRALFEQYGSVHQVESISDARAALEAEHFDVALVASEELLPLTSNAGRDQARLILDGISHAVCSVDRTAQLVWSNAAFRQYPPDVADRLRAACFEILQQFERDDSLRTRRRALELDTAYYFDISATALPAPGPEIDRVVALVFDTTAMSRMRQKLDAIESAGRELVTLDSDVTARMEVSERLARLEDMVIRYCRDLLQFTHFAVFVLDPGTKRMDAVLSGGFGEPEKVYTIYAEPEGNGISGWVASTGQSYLCPDISQDPLYLSGFQKARSSLTVPLRLKDQIVGVLNVESDKLAAFTDEDRLFAEIFSHYLAVALQTLKLLVVERSETTGQLAAEVRAELAEPLNEIVSEATSVLQRVAEQNAEAAARLRRIIEQVDRAREVLQQVTEVQGIRGLMPPTAEIDPAFRSKRVLVADDEDIIREAIADVMSKAGALPVMARDGQEAVAMIAQQRFDLVLSDIKMPLRNGYEVFAAAKAQNPHCPVILITGFGYDPEHSIVKASREGLAGVLFKPFKVDQLMELVTKALTAPTA; from the coding sequence ATGCCGATTGAGCCGAAGGCGAAGGAACAACAACGTGTGCTGCTGTTCGCCGATCCGGAGGGCGCAGTGTGCGCTTGGCGGGCGCTGTTTGAGCAGTACGGCTCCGTACACCAGGTGGAGTCGATCTCCGACGCCCGCGCGGCTCTGGAAGCGGAACACTTCGATGTCGCCCTTGTCGCCAGCGAGGAATTGCTCCCGCTGACCTCGAACGCCGGACGCGACCAGGCCCGCCTGATCCTTGACGGCATCTCTCACGCCGTGTGCAGCGTGGATCGCACCGCACAGCTTGTCTGGTCCAACGCCGCCTTCCGCCAGTACCCCCCCGACGTCGCCGACCGCCTTCGGGCAGCTTGTTTCGAGATTCTCCAGCAGTTCGAGCGCGACGACAGTCTGCGAACCCGGCGCCGCGCGCTCGAGTTGGATACGGCCTACTACTTCGACATCAGCGCAACCGCCCTGCCCGCGCCCGGTCCCGAGATCGACCGTGTGGTCGCCCTTGTGTTCGATACAACCGCCATGTCGCGCATGCGGCAGAAACTCGACGCCATCGAATCCGCCGGCCGCGAGTTGGTCACGCTGGATTCAGACGTGACCGCACGCATGGAGGTCAGCGAGCGGCTCGCCCGGCTCGAAGACATGGTGATCCGCTACTGCCGCGACCTGCTCCAATTCACCCATTTCGCCGTGTTCGTGCTGGATCCGGGCACCAAGCGGATGGACGCGGTGCTGAGCGGCGGTTTTGGCGAACCCGAAAAGGTGTACACGATCTATGCGGAGCCCGAGGGCAATGGGATCAGCGGGTGGGTCGCCTCGACCGGGCAATCCTACCTCTGCCCGGACATCTCGCAGGATCCCCTGTACCTCTCCGGCTTCCAGAAAGCCCGTTCGTCGCTGACCGTACCGCTCCGGCTCAAAGACCAGATCGTCGGCGTGTTGAATGTCGAATCGGACAAGCTCGCCGCTTTCACCGACGAAGATCGCCTCTTTGCCGAGATTTTCAGCCATTATCTTGCGGTTGCACTCCAGACCCTCAAGCTGCTGGTGGTCGAACGCAGCGAGACCACCGGTCAACTCGCCGCGGAGGTGCGCGCCGAACTGGCCGAACCGCTGAATGAAATAGTCTCCGAGGCGACCTCCGTGCTCCAGCGTGTCGCGGAGCAGAACGCGGAGGCCGCTGCCCGCCTGCGCCGCATCATCGAGCAGGTGGACCGCGCGCGCGAAGTGCTCCAGCAGGTCACCGAGGTGCAGGGCATCCGCGGCCTCATGCCACCGACCGCGGAAATCGATCCGGCATTTCGCAGCAAGCGCGTCCTCGTGGCAGATGACGAAGACATCATCCGCGAAGCGATCGCCGACGTAATGTCCAAGGCCGGCGCACTACCCGTCATGGCCCGGGACGGGCAGGAAGCCGTTGCCATGATTGCCCAGCAGCGCTTTGATCTCGTGCTCTCCGACATCAAGATGCCCCTGCGGAACGGGTACGAAGTCTTCGCCGCCGCGAAGGCGCAGAACCCGCACTGCCCAGTCATCCTGATCACCGGCTTCGGCTACGACCCGGAGCACTCCATCGTCAAGGCCAGCCGGGAGGGGCTGGCGGGCGTTCTGTTCAAACCGTTCAAGGTCGATCAACTCATGGAGCTCGTGACGAAGGCGCTCACGGCGCCCACCGCCTGA
- a CDS encoding thioredoxin domain-containing protein, with protein MPRKRNRPTRNSTAPTAGAPGTTPHPVTQLTHRLLLLAGLVLLIAAIVPSYYLVRQQLHGYELPGCGPDSPCAKVTGGFWGSVRFGSALAWPVSFLGLAYFCAAAGAWLTSGGFPAALVRWVFRCGGFVSLFFIGLMLWSAELCAWCLSAHVPNLLFVALVEGMVYWPRRPPALRRAAVPLGTFALLGVLVSLALGIAQAQVRAAAERTAEASHAESVAAMVDRTRQPTQADPAAPSTQPTTAPTARTAFTGRFRWGPENAPIRIVLFTGYQCNGCAWLENQVLQLKRTRSDISLSIKHFPLNRACNEFVTTSPQTNGCWAARAAETAGLLRGVEGFWQMHEWLFARQGGFTDRELNTQLQQFGYDIAEFNRVMQSNLTLERVRADTVEAIGLGLHQTPMVFINGVELKGWNAPNSLIRAVEALAATEPPPGSPFDDQPLAARDKFVSDWLETRPRVMIPLPQAPAYGATAPRFHIIVFGDFQERWTVVADQVLRAFTDARDDVRYEFRLYPFNVDCNPHLPAGDRRHPEACRAGRAALAALRLGGPETYWRVHAWLSANREAVSEATLRAAAPQFGLDADAFFAAMNSTETESELAAHVANAKQHNVTGVPWIFINGRRVTTWQHQEIIYLQDILAAAVAEE; from the coding sequence ATGCCCCGGAAGCGCAACCGCCCGACGCGGAATTCGACCGCCCCCACCGCCGGCGCACCCGGCACCACTCCACACCCGGTCACGCAACTCACCCACCGCCTGCTCCTGCTGGCGGGTTTGGTACTGCTCATCGCAGCCATCGTGCCAAGTTACTACCTCGTACGCCAGCAGCTCCATGGTTACGAGCTGCCCGGCTGCGGGCCGGACAGCCCATGCGCAAAGGTCACCGGCGGCTTTTGGGGCAGTGTGCGGTTCGGCTCCGCCCTCGCCTGGCCGGTGTCGTTTCTCGGTCTGGCCTACTTTTGCGCCGCAGCCGGCGCGTGGCTGACCTCCGGTGGGTTTCCGGCGGCACTGGTGCGCTGGGTCTTCCGTTGCGGAGGGTTCGTATCCCTGTTCTTCATCGGCCTCATGCTGTGGAGCGCGGAACTGTGCGCCTGGTGTCTTTCTGCACATGTTCCAAACCTCTTGTTCGTCGCCCTCGTCGAGGGCATGGTCTATTGGCCCCGCCGTCCCCCAGCACTGCGCCGCGCCGCCGTTCCCCTCGGAACTTTCGCCCTGCTCGGTGTGCTCGTCTCTCTCGCGTTAGGCATCGCGCAGGCCCAGGTCCGCGCTGCCGCTGAGCGCACCGCCGAGGCCAGCCACGCGGAATCCGTGGCCGCCATGGTGGACCGCACCCGCCAGCCCACGCAGGCGGACCCTGCGGCACCGTCCACCCAGCCGACCACTGCCCCCACAGCGCGCACCGCCTTCACTGGCCGATTTCGTTGGGGACCGGAGAACGCCCCCATTCGCATCGTGCTTTTCACCGGCTACCAGTGCAACGGCTGTGCGTGGCTGGAGAATCAAGTACTGCAACTCAAACGCACGCGGAGTGACATCTCGCTCTCGATCAAGCACTTTCCGCTCAACCGTGCTTGCAACGAATTCGTAACGACCAGTCCGCAGACCAACGGCTGCTGGGCGGCCCGGGCCGCCGAAACCGCCGGCCTGCTGCGCGGCGTGGAGGGCTTCTGGCAGATGCACGAATGGCTGTTCGCGCGCCAGGGCGGCTTTACCGACCGTGAGCTCAACACCCAACTCCAACAGTTCGGTTACGACATCGCCGAGTTCAATCGCGTCATGCAGAGCAACCTTACCCTCGAGCGTGTGCGGGCCGACACCGTCGAGGCCATCGGTCTCGGCCTCCACCAGACGCCGATGGTGTTCATCAACGGCGTCGAGTTGAAGGGTTGGAACGCGCCGAATTCGCTGATCCGCGCCGTGGAAGCCCTCGCCGCCACCGAGCCACCACCGGGCTCCCCATTCGACGATCAGCCGCTCGCAGCGCGCGACAAGTTCGTCTCCGACTGGCTCGAAACCCGCCCCCGCGTGATGATCCCCCTGCCACAGGCGCCGGCCTACGGCGCCACGGCCCCACGTTTCCACATCATCGTCTTCGGCGACTTCCAGGAACGCTGGACCGTGGTGGCCGACCAGGTGCTCCGCGCCTTCACCGATGCCCGTGATGACGTGCGCTACGAGTTCCGCCTGTACCCCTTCAACGTCGACTGTAATCCCCACCTGCCCGCCGGCGACCGGCGCCACCCCGAGGCCTGCCGCGCGGGGCGCGCGGCGCTCGCGGCCTTGCGCCTGGGAGGTCCGGAGACCTACTGGCGCGTCCACGCCTGGCTGAGCGCGAATCGCGAGGCCGTCTCCGAAGCTACGCTCCGGGCCGCTGCGCCGCAGTTCGGTCTGGATGCCGACGCGTTCTTCGCGGCCATGAACAGCACGGAAACCGAGTCCGAGCTCGCCGCGCATGTCGCTAACGCCAAGCAGCACAACGTGACCGGCGTACCGTGGATCTTCATCAACGGACGCCGTGTGACGACCTGGCAGCACCAGGAGATCATCTACCTGCAGGACATCCTCGCCGCAGCGGTCGCTGAGGAGTGA
- a CDS encoding PAS domain-containing protein produces MNARTSDTPLQYQHFQTVLDCLSEAVLTVDRDFLITGFNRAAEQLTGFRREEAVGRPCFEIVHNRLCVNATDCPLAEALANGGGNGRRELTVVDGDTARKLRVTFETLRSSDGRIVGGVEAITVGGSTWGNELPAAPSLPTGALPILEATEKRAIEVVLQRHRWNRSSACQELGLSRTTLWRKMRKLGISPRPPRAPAPTA; encoded by the coding sequence ATGAACGCGCGCACTTCGGACACGCCGCTTCAATATCAGCACTTTCAGACGGTTCTCGACTGCCTATCCGAGGCCGTTCTGACGGTTGATCGTGACTTTCTCATTACGGGCTTCAACCGCGCGGCGGAGCAGTTGACCGGTTTTCGCAGGGAAGAAGCCGTGGGCCGTCCCTGTTTTGAGATCGTTCACAACCGCCTGTGCGTCAACGCCACGGATTGCCCACTGGCCGAAGCCCTGGCAAACGGCGGAGGTAACGGCCGCCGCGAGCTGACGGTGGTAGATGGCGACACGGCCCGCAAGCTGCGCGTAACCTTCGAAACCCTGAGGTCGTCCGACGGTCGCATCGTCGGTGGGGTTGAGGCCATTACCGTCGGTGGTTCCACTTGGGGAAATGAGTTGCCTGCCGCGCCTTCGCTGCCGACGGGCGCGTTGCCGATTCTGGAGGCAACTGAGAAGCGCGCGATCGAAGTCGTGCTGCAGCGGCATCGCTGGAATCGATCGAGTGCTTGTCAGGAGTTGGGCCTCAGTCGCACCACCCTTTGGCGGAAGATGCGCAAGCTCGGCATCAGCCCGCGACCGCCCCGCGCTCCGGCACCCACTGCGTAG
- the atpB gene encoding F0F1 ATP synthase subunit A codes for MRMSMLAAADPLEHVVQHNILAPGGVVLLSNQIIMQVVAALLLLYFLPRFVLKRAGQDEVGRLVPTGWGNVIEVICVGLRDHVARPALGPHTDRFVPYIWSVFFFVLTCNMLGMIPLMDWTKPVQLLVAPNFKGYVLGGTATGNIWVTATLACCTLFMIVYNGLRLHGMGYIKHFFMGPPGLNLLIAFLEVVGLAAKIFALSVRLFVNMLAGHVMLAVIVGFVAGAVAVLGVVPAIGIAIPVILGGTALFFLELFVSFLQAFIFTFLSAMFIGQAVNIEHEHEHEHEHGAAHETAHDHAVPAPAGAGH; via the coding sequence ATGCGGATGAGCATGTTGGCGGCCGCGGACCCGCTCGAGCATGTGGTGCAGCACAACATCCTGGCGCCGGGGGGTGTCGTGCTGCTGAGTAATCAGATCATCATGCAGGTCGTGGCCGCGCTGCTGTTGCTGTACTTTCTGCCGCGTTTCGTGCTGAAGAGGGCGGGGCAGGACGAAGTGGGGCGGCTGGTGCCGACAGGGTGGGGCAATGTGATTGAGGTGATTTGCGTCGGGCTCCGGGATCATGTGGCTCGTCCGGCGCTGGGGCCGCATACCGATCGCTTCGTGCCCTATATCTGGTCCGTTTTCTTCTTCGTGCTCACCTGCAACATGCTGGGCATGATCCCACTGATGGATTGGACCAAGCCGGTGCAGTTGCTGGTCGCGCCGAATTTCAAGGGTTATGTCCTGGGCGGGACGGCGACGGGCAATATCTGGGTGACCGCGACGCTGGCCTGCTGCACGTTGTTCATGATCGTGTACAACGGTTTGCGGCTGCACGGGATGGGCTACATCAAGCATTTTTTCATGGGTCCACCGGGTTTGAACCTGCTGATTGCCTTTCTGGAGGTGGTCGGACTGGCGGCGAAGATCTTCGCGCTCAGCGTGCGTCTCTTCGTGAACATGCTCGCTGGGCACGTGATGCTGGCGGTGATCGTGGGCTTCGTGGCCGGCGCAGTGGCCGTGCTGGGCGTGGTGCCCGCGATCGGCATCGCCATCCCGGTGATTCTGGGCGGCACAGCCCTGTTCTTCCTGGAGTTGTTCGTTTCGTTCCTGCAGGCCTTCATCTTCACGTTTCTGAGCGCGATGTTCATCGGGCAGGCGGTCAACATCGAGCATGAGCACGAACATGAACATGAGCACGGTGCTGCGCATGAAACAGCGCATGATCACGCCGTGCCTGCGCCGGCGGGAGCCGGCCATTGA
- a CDS encoding glycogen debranching enzyme family protein, producing MTSNRRHAHPDEPPRPHAPRPPGTAVRGDPGTLDGPHLHLPVALCQDPRRALAREWLITNGIGGFAAGTIGDALTRRYHGLLIAAIEPPASRRLLVAKLDTTITSGGLSYPLYTNIWPGGVETPNGCLWLQRFDLAWGLPSWTYACGPAQVVRRVWMERGYNVTFVRYELSPDSPPAELTTRVLVNDRHYHFLRRGDQAIFQVRAAGAEIEVRPPAGRAPYFLRAGGAGEPNPHWTLGYDWCWNFELPEETARGFDHREDHLCVATARAELRPGDTLTFTLAATDGRDITSVGALERATTSARQLLDRRRTVLPVGHTDPPAVQQLILAADQFLVRRPATSADTGAVDGHTVIAGYPWFTDWGRDTMVALPGLTLATGRPELAREVLRTWARYVDQGMVPNRFADDATAPEYHSADATLWYLWAIDRYVRATGDVRTLAELFPVMADIVAWHRRGTRHHIHVGDDGLVYAGESDVNLTWMDAKVGGRVITPRTGKPVELSALWYDALCNMARLADLLDLPSDEYARLALRTRGSFARFWHHGRACCYDVLDGPHGPDGALRPNQILAVALTHSPLSAHHQREVVAACEEYLLTWFGLRTLGHREAGYRGRYDGGPAERDEAYHQGTAWGWLLGLFVLAHYRVHRDAHRCQELLAPLLSQVWTAGVGSLSEIYDGNEPFRPNGCTAQAWTVAMALWAWDTTQWVPERGAVAG from the coding sequence ATGACGTCCAACCGCAGGCACGCCCACCCCGATGAGCCGCCCCGCCCTCATGCGCCACGCCCGCCTGGCACCGCGGTCCGTGGCGACCCGGGTACCCTCGACGGCCCCCACTTGCACCTGCCCGTGGCCCTTTGCCAGGATCCACGCCGGGCACTCGCACGCGAATGGCTCATCACGAATGGTATCGGCGGGTTTGCCGCCGGCACGATCGGCGACGCCCTGACGCGCCGTTATCACGGCCTTCTCATTGCCGCGATCGAACCCCCCGCGAGCAGGCGCCTGCTCGTTGCCAAGCTCGATACAACGATCACCAGCGGTGGCCTTTCGTACCCGCTCTACACGAACATCTGGCCCGGCGGGGTTGAAACGCCCAACGGCTGTCTATGGCTTCAGCGCTTCGATCTGGCCTGGGGCCTGCCGAGTTGGACATATGCCTGTGGCCCCGCCCAGGTTGTACGTCGCGTCTGGATGGAGCGCGGCTACAACGTCACTTTCGTGCGGTACGAGTTGAGTCCCGACAGCCCCCCGGCCGAGTTGACTACCCGTGTCCTCGTGAATGATCGCCACTACCACTTCCTGCGCCGTGGTGATCAGGCCATCTTCCAGGTACGCGCGGCCGGCGCCGAAATCGAAGTGCGGCCGCCCGCCGGGCGCGCCCCGTACTTCCTGCGCGCCGGCGGCGCAGGTGAACCGAACCCCCACTGGACCCTTGGCTACGATTGGTGTTGGAACTTCGAACTCCCGGAAGAAACGGCTCGCGGGTTCGACCACCGTGAGGACCATCTGTGTGTGGCCACCGCACGCGCAGAGCTGCGCCCGGGCGACACTCTCACATTCACCCTCGCCGCCACCGATGGACGCGACATCACATCCGTCGGTGCGCTCGAGCGCGCCACCACCTCCGCCCGCCAACTGCTCGACCGCCGCCGCACCGTGCTCCCCGTAGGTCACACCGACCCGCCGGCTGTGCAGCAGCTTATACTCGCGGCGGATCAGTTTCTCGTCCGACGACCGGCGACCAGCGCCGACACCGGCGCAGTCGACGGCCATACCGTCATTGCCGGCTACCCGTGGTTTACCGACTGGGGCCGGGACACGATGGTTGCGTTGCCTGGCCTGACGCTCGCCACCGGCCGGCCGGAGCTTGCACGCGAGGTCCTACGGACCTGGGCACGTTACGTCGACCAGGGGATGGTGCCCAACCGCTTCGCCGATGATGCTACCGCCCCGGAATACCACTCCGCCGACGCCACGCTCTGGTACCTGTGGGCAATTGATCGCTACGTCCGCGCCACCGGAGACGTGCGAACCCTCGCCGAGTTGTTCCCGGTCATGGCAGACATCGTGGCGTGGCACCGCCGGGGGACACGGCACCATATCCACGTCGGCGACGACGGCCTCGTCTACGCCGGCGAATCGGACGTCAACCTGACCTGGATGGATGCGAAAGTGGGCGGTCGGGTCATCACCCCTCGCACGGGAAAACCGGTCGAACTCAGCGCTCTCTGGTATGACGCCCTCTGCAACATGGCACGGCTCGCCGATCTGCTCGACCTTCCCAGCGACGAGTATGCCCGCCTCGCACTCCGCACCCGTGGCTCTTTCGCCCGCTTCTGGCACCATGGCCGGGCCTGCTGCTACGACGTCCTGGACGGCCCCCACGGCCCGGACGGTGCCCTGCGACCCAACCAGATCCTCGCGGTGGCGCTCACGCACTCCCCGCTCAGCGCTCATCACCAGCGTGAAGTGGTGGCCGCGTGCGAAGAATACCTGTTGACCTGGTTCGGCCTGCGGACTCTCGGGCATCGGGAGGCCGGTTATCGTGGGCGCTATGACGGTGGTCCGGCCGAGCGCGACGAAGCATATCATCAGGGCACGGCTTGGGGTTGGCTGCTCGGGCTCTTCGTCCTCGCGCATTATCGCGTGCACCGGGACGCGCATCGTTGCCAGGAGTTGCTCGCCCCCCTGCTGTCCCAGGTGTGGACCGCGGGCGTCGGGTCGCTCAGCGAGATCTACGATGGGAATGAGCCCTTCCGGCCCAACGGCTGCACAGCGCAGGCGTGGACCGTGGCCATGGCACTCTGGGCGTGGGATACTACGCAGTGGGTGCCGGAGCGCGGGGCGGTCGCGGGCTGA
- a CDS encoding ATP synthase F0 subunit C, translated as MGDQGLRGLGRGIGAGLVVMGGAAGVGRIGGSAVESMARQPEAANRINTAMLITAAMVEGATLFGVLVCLLT; from the coding sequence ATGGGTGACCAGGGCCTGCGTGGTCTGGGTCGCGGGATCGGTGCGGGGCTGGTGGTGATGGGCGGTGCGGCCGGCGTAGGGCGGATCGGCGGCAGCGCGGTGGAGTCGATGGCGCGGCAGCCGGAGGCGGCGAATCGGATTAACACGGCCATGTTGATCACGGCGGCGATGGTCGAAGGTGCCACGCTGTTCGGCGTGCTGGTGTGCCTCCTGACGTAA
- the atpH gene encoding ATP synthase F1 subunit delta — translation MAHGFEKGLDVADVYAAALYALADEAGRVDEVRAELDALNELVADQPELLALLESAVIDAEARGESLERMFRGRLSDTVVNTVQVMNQHGRAGLLHALRSRFIQRTEDARGQVEVTATSAVPLDSGQQAEIVRLAEQLSGKRPLLKFEVDPEVLGGLILTVGDFRYDHSIRRHLHVARQQLQERTVRGASSDAAG, via the coding sequence ATGGCCCATGGATTCGAGAAGGGACTGGACGTTGCGGATGTGTATGCCGCGGCGTTGTATGCGCTGGCGGACGAGGCCGGGCGCGTCGACGAGGTGCGGGCGGAACTGGATGCGTTGAACGAATTGGTGGCAGACCAGCCGGAACTGCTGGCCCTGCTCGAGTCGGCCGTGATCGACGCGGAAGCGCGGGGAGAGAGTCTGGAACGCATGTTCCGGGGCCGGCTGAGCGATACCGTCGTCAACACCGTGCAGGTCATGAATCAGCACGGGCGCGCGGGCCTGCTGCACGCACTGCGCAGCCGATTCATCCAGCGGACGGAAGACGCCCGTGGGCAGGTCGAGGTGACGGCGACCTCGGCAGTGCCGCTCGATTCCGGGCAGCAGGCGGAGATTGTCCGGCTGGCGGAGCAGTTGTCGGGCAAGCGGCCGCTGCTGAAGTTTGAAGTCGATCCGGAAGTGTTGGGTGGCCTGATCCTGACGGTGGGAGATTTTCGCTACGACCATTCGATCCGGCGGCACCTGCACGTCGCGCGGCAGCAGTTGCAGGAGCGAACGGTGCGGGGGGCGTCATCGGACGCCGCTGGGTAA
- a CDS encoding AtpZ/AtpI family protein: MPAAATAPGTGRSGTRAVCSESCVFARRSNLFRCRALDDPLRPPLHSAPRSFLYGAGWYSGRLLPVVDGSGPRTPRRECSVTSPDSGDSRPPGQGGGGTFRYASLGIELAAAIIGLTLAGVWLDARFGTQPAWTIVGAFAGIVGGMYNLIRQALAAFRAEERRAKGEQTGQGHGDDQDRG; encoded by the coding sequence ATGCCGGCAGCAGCGACCGCACCCGGGACGGGCCGTAGCGGGACCAGGGCGGTGTGCTCGGAGAGTTGTGTCTTCGCTCGCCGGAGTAATCTGTTCAGATGTCGTGCTCTTGACGATCCGCTCCGCCCGCCGCTACATTCCGCGCCCCGTTCGTTCCTGTATGGAGCGGGGTGGTACAGTGGTCGCCTTCTACCGGTGGTGGACGGTTCCGGACCCCGTACCCCCCGGCGTGAGTGCAGTGTGACCTCGCCCGATTCCGGCGATTCCCGGCCGCCCGGTCAGGGTGGCGGCGGTACCTTCCGGTATGCCTCGCTGGGGATCGAGTTGGCGGCGGCGATCATCGGGCTGACGCTTGCGGGTGTCTGGCTGGACGCGCGGTTCGGGACTCAGCCGGCATGGACGATCGTCGGTGCGTTTGCGGGCATTGTCGGCGGCATGTACAACCTGATTCGCCAGGCGCTGGCCGCCTTCCGGGCGGAGGAGCGTCGGGCCAAAGGTGAGCAAACTGGCCAGGGCCATGGCGATGACCAAGACCGCGGATGA